In Festucalex cinctus isolate MCC-2025b chromosome 9, RoL_Fcin_1.0, whole genome shotgun sequence, the DNA window ATGGACCTTTTTCATTAGCGCTGATGGCTGAGCAGGAAGTTAAACGAACGGCACGCTCGGCTCAAATGTCCTGCACTCAACTGGCCTTCCTCTTGTGTCTAGCTATCAGGTTCTGCGACCGCTGCCAGGTGCTGAAGCCTGACCGCTGTCACCACTGCTCCGTCTGTGAAACGTAAGTCACTCTTTGCTCCCCAAAATGCGCATTTAGAGATTGGCATGACTTGTGTTAACTGGCAAGATGTTTGCACAATTTATGTTTGAAAAAAGAGAGATATTGTTAGTGTGCTCTGAATATTAGTGagtccaaaaatgtttttttttctttaacaattGGCCTTTAACCCGTGAGACTTTTGTGTAGTGCGTGAGACCTCAGATTCAAGATAGCTAGCTACGGCTAGCTACTTCTCTCTCTTTTCGCAAAGTTTTCCGTTTGTTTTGTCACGGAAATTAGGCTGTTATTGGCATTATCAGCCTACATTTTACTTACTAGGTAATTGATTCATGAGAAATttgcaagctaagctaagttgAAGTGACTTTGCGATGCTAACCGATAAGTGTTCACGAGACAAGTCACGCCAGGCCAAGAATTTCTTGCTCACAACTGACCAATCAGAGCCGTTCACTGCAAAATAAGGTGCCTTAAGAATTGTAAAAGATTTATATTATCATTCTTAGGTGTGTTTTGAAAATGGACCACCACTGTCCTTGGTgagttttattttcttctccagTCCCTTTAATAAACAAATAGTACATTAGCGTCCTCTTGACTTCCTAATTTGACTTTCCTTTAGGGTGAACAACTGTGTTGGTTTTTCCAACTACAAGTTTTTCCTGCTTTTCCTCTCGTATTCAATGCTGTACTGCATATACATCGCAGCCACAGTCCTTCAGTATTTTATTAAATTCTGGGTGGTAAGTGTTCCAATCTTTTGTAACCAGCAGTATGTTTTTACACCACtacttatttttttcctataaCTCTTTCTCCCAGGGGGACTTGCCAAACGGGCCGGCAAAGTTCCACGTCCTTTTTCTCATGTTTGTAGCGCTCATGTTTTTTGTCAGTCTCATGTTCCTCTTCAGTTACCACTGTTGGTTGGTGGCAAAAAACAGATCCACGTTAGGTATGTCATAACAGGAATACCATAATCGTACGAATGTGTGTGGCATATTTTGACTCCATTTCACCTTTTCCAGAGGCCTTTTCAGCTCCAGTCTTTGTCAACGGACCGGACCGACACGGTTTCAATGTCGGCACGTGCAAAAATCTGCAGCAAGTATTCGGAAAAGACAGGAGGCTGTGGTTCATCCCCGTTTTCTCAAGGTGAATTTGATCTCGTAAGTATCACATGATTCtgttgtgattttgtttttgtttttccacagtCAAGGGAACGGACATTACTTTCCTTTAAAGAGTTGGAGCGAGTGTCAGAACCCTTTACTGGCAAACAAGGAGATGTGGGAGGAGTCGGATGACGCGTCTGAGGAAGGAAGTTGGGGTGAGTCATTTGAATACTGGGGGCTTTTGTAAAATCAAGGGCGCAATGTTAATCATTGCTAGAATAAGTCATTGAGTTTCCTGtcctagaaaaagaaaaaggagttaagttagttttttttttcaaaatgatggccttattttccttattaaaaaaaaaaaaaattagacatTAACTCCTTCAATTTTATATAGTACTATATACCAAAtatcacaaatatttttttagggttgtttttaattaattgtacatgatgtTATCAAtttaattctgaacaaaatattacatttttactgctgtaaatggctcaatgagtcaagtatcccattaaatttggtcacaaAGTTTGAAATTGTATGTACTTTAAAGTTGAAGATACCGTGTGGATTATATTTCAAGGTAGTACTGTACAATTTAAGGATGTACATGTTTTGCTGATGCAAATGCTATTCCAAATACTTTGTCACTTAGAGCATTTTATTTGTAGAAAATGAAAAGTAGTCAAAATAGCTAAATTATTTTCCAGTGCTGtagaggactgtctcagaaaatttgaatattgtgattaaagttctttattttctgtaatgcaattaaaaaacaaaaatgtaatacattctgcattcattacaaatcaactgaaatattgcaaacctTTTGTTatattaatattgctgattatggcttacagcttaagaaaactcaaatattctatctcaaaatattagaatatttcctcagtaaaaaaaaagaccaagtaacaaaaaagccataatcagcaatattaaaacaataaaatacttgcaatatttcagttgatttgtaatgattccagaatgtatgacatttttgtttttttaattgcattacagaaaataaagaacttttaTCACAATatgctaattttctgagacagtcctgtacatgtAAATCCTACACGCATAATAATGAATTGTACAAATAGCTGTGTAGCATTGGCTAATCATTTGAATGCATCCTCCGTTTTaagttggataaaaaaaaaaagtgaacaaaaaAATTTCTGGCAACAAGCGCATAGATTGCTTCCTAACTGCTGAATGAAGGTGGTGTGGAATGCATCACGTGACCACAAATCTTTGCTGATGTACTCACGTTATCAGCAGATCCTCTTGTCCCGTCTAAGCAAACAATGCGTGCGTTCGCACCCCATTGCTTAGGCCATGACCGCTGAATTGGCCAGTGCCATTTGTGTTGTGCACCACAGATTGCAATAAAGGATAGTAATTATGATACATTACCTGAAATATCAGAAACCTGAAAAAAGTAGCTTGAAGTGAAACTCGTTTTAAGATTGTCCCACCAGGCTTTCCATACTTCCTCATATCACAACGTGCTTTCCTCAATCTCGCGTTTAAAAAGCGTTTGACCTTTCTTGAAACCTCTGTCAACACATCTCACCACCGAGAGCAGGCTGAGACATACAAAATGAATGGAGACAGCTGCTGTCTCCAAACATGACCTCATCGTACACTCGTGATCATTCTGGTGTCATCAAGGTTTCCAAACCATTCTGCCTTCCCATCCAAcattaaaatgaatacaaacaatGTTCACATGATTAGAGGCCAAGGCCATGTGACTTTTTATCCCAAAGCCTCATCGGCATTGCAATGTAATGGGAAGCTGACGAGAATATTCTGCCTGCCTGCTTGtggatgtcatgtgaccagctaaccaatagcgccctctggtggccatagGCTACATCACTTGAACAATTTCTAGAACTCTTCAAAAGGGAATTGTCCTTTATATTTTCTCCCCTTCCCCTCACCTCTCCAATTTCAGTCGAGGATCAAGACCCTTGCGTTACCATAGAGATGGAGGACTAGACAATGGACACTGGTGCAGAGGTTGAAGAGGAGGCGGCGGGAACATGCACTCAAAAAATGCGGACGTTTGCCAGTAATTCTGACAAGGACCAAACTgcatttggattttattttcttctttgaaAGACAACTTGAAAAAGCGGACGGACATCCGGGTGCATCCCGTCGCCGCTCAATAATTACCTGCAACTCCATGTGATCATTTGAAGGTGTGGCTTTTTGCAAAAGTTGGATTCTGTTTGCACCATCCAAATGTTACCTCATGCTCATTTTTGCTTCTGGAGGTGGAGTCATTGCCTGGAAGTTCAGTAGCACATCTTATTTATTTCCCGTCACTGAACCAGATTGAACCTGCGCCTTACACATAATATATGTTGTTATCCTGCGTTGTGGGGACCCATTTTCTAAATGAATGTATCCAGCAGTCGTATTGCTTTATAATGTGGCGCGCAACTTTTTAGGTACAAATCTCCATCATATCCTTTTGATAGTTTTTAATCGCTATGTTGTGTGTTTGATAAGGTTAGCAAAGAAAGACGTGAAACTGGAATAATCCTCAAGTATCCCCAAAAAAGTGTAATCAATACATATAATAATCAGTATTACGAGTGCTTTGGTACACAAACAATTCTATCATCACAAACTAGTGGCCTTTGATGATTTTGATGCTTGGCCTCAATTAGTTACTAGGGATAAAAGTATACCTAAAAAgtgctaatatgagtttgtcaGACTTCCCATTCCCATCGTAGCACTGACCGAAGGACAAATTCTTGGACCAGGTCAGATATCAGCAGGTCTAGTGCCGCCCTCTCTCAAGCAATTTGTACAAATGAAGGCctgcattctttgcagttgattaAATCAATACCTCCAGACATTTGATGAAAACTTATCAAAAAGAAGACTTAATAGGCACTAAGACGTCAGAATAGAACTTGCATATCAACAAtgatgattttatatatatatataaatgatccATGGGATCCAAAATGGCTAATTGGcacaaggtgttttttttttttgttttttttaaagagaggaCAGATAATTGGAAGGAGAGCACGTCTCCTACTATGTGatgtttgtattgttttgtatgtattcacatttctGAGGATTTGTACATATTTTATGCCAATATTTTGAGACAAAACAATTTCTGATGACAGTTTATTGACAATGAAGGCAAAGCTGAATGGATCCAGGTctttttttcactttattttcactttactcACACTTCATTACAGGATATTTCTACTTTGTTGGACCAATCAAGAAACACTCCTCACGTCTGTCAAACACTCCCTAATTTTCCATCTATGTTGTGTATGTTGTAATGTATGTGCATGTAGAAATCGTCAGAAAATATGGATGTTCTTCCATGATTCTTATTTATTGCTCAGATTAATGAGTGAGACATTTGCTCATTTATGtgacatatatacagtataacaatAGATATGTCAGtgacacatactgtatgtatttgaAACCTGGATgtctaacaataataataataataataataataaaaatctttcTTTGACCACAAGGCAGTATTTTCAAACGCTCTTGTGGTCCAGTTGAAACTGGTCTTTGGCGTACTGTGTGTGATTGTGTCATTTGTCAGTAAACACTGTTCTTTCCCATTTGGTGCTCTTTCCGATAACAAATATAAATCCTTTATTAAATCACCAGTTGTCACATGCAAAATAATATGATCTCGATTATGGCTCAGCATTGTTTTGTATTCATATGAGAAACAGCAAAAAGAAATCAGAATAAATACAGTTTCATTGGAGGAAAAAGAGTATTT includes these proteins:
- the zdhhc15b gene encoding palmitoyltransferase ZDHHC15B isoform X2, giving the protein MHAVTLSNTLEKVVYLLVFHVCFGMFSWTYWKSIFTPAASPCKKFQLSYSDKERYEMEERPDAQKQILVEIAKKLPIYTRAQSGAIRFCDRCQVLKPDRCHHCSVCETCVLKMDHHCPWVNNCVGFSNYKFFLLFLSYSMLYCIYIAATVLQYFIKFWVGDLPNGPAKFHVLFLMFVALMFFVSLMFLFSYHCWLVAKNRSTLEAFSAPVFVNGPDRHGFNVGTCKNLQQVFGKDRRLWFIPVFSSQGNGHYFPLKSWSECQNPLLANKEMWEESDDASEEGSWVEDQDPCVTIEMED
- the zdhhc15b gene encoding palmitoyltransferase ZDHHC15B isoform X1; the protein is MALSRGLRCCQRVFSWIPVLIIASVVLWSYYAYVFQLCLFTLSNTLEKVVYLLVFHVCFGMFSWTYWKSIFTPAASPCKKFQLSYSDKERYEMEERPDAQKQILVEIAKKLPIYTRAQSGAIRFCDRCQVLKPDRCHHCSVCETCVLKMDHHCPWVNNCVGFSNYKFFLLFLSYSMLYCIYIAATVLQYFIKFWVGDLPNGPAKFHVLFLMFVALMFFVSLMFLFSYHCWLVAKNRSTLEAFSAPVFVNGPDRHGFNVGTCKNLQQVFGKDRRLWFIPVFSSQGNGHYFPLKSWSECQNPLLANKEMWEESDDASEEGSWVEDQDPCVTIEMED